The proteins below come from a single Rhizobium tropici CIAT 899 genomic window:
- a CDS encoding 4-aminobutyrate--2-oxoglutarate transaminase — protein MTLTERKNAAISRGVGMTTQIYADRAENAEIWDKEGHRYIDFASGIAVVNTGHRHPRVIAAVKEQLDRFTHTCHQVVPYESYVHLAERLNAIVPGDFAKKTIFVTTGAEAVENAVKIARAATGRSAIIAFGGGFHGRTFMGMALTGKVAPYKIGFGPMPGDVFHAPFPVPLHGISVEQSLATLKKLFAADVDPQRVAAIILEPVQGEGGFYPAPAAFMKALREICDQHGILLIADEVQTGFARTGKMFAMDHHEVAADLVTMAKSLAGGFPLAAVTGRAEIMDAPAPGGLGGTYGGNPLGIAAAHAVLDVIADEGLCDRANQLGSRLKQRLESLRDKVPEIVDIRGPGFMNAVEFNDATTKLPSADFANKVRLIALDKGLILLTCGVYGNVIRFLSPITIQDGVFSEALDILEASLLEASAAR, from the coding sequence ATGACCTTGACCGAGCGGAAGAACGCCGCCATTTCCCGCGGCGTCGGCATGACGACGCAGATCTATGCCGACCGTGCCGAAAATGCGGAAATCTGGGATAAGGAAGGGCATCGCTATATCGATTTTGCCTCCGGCATTGCGGTGGTGAATACAGGCCATCGCCATCCCCGCGTGATTGCCGCCGTCAAGGAACAGCTCGACCGCTTTACGCATACCTGCCATCAGGTCGTACCCTATGAGAGCTATGTGCATCTGGCCGAGCGGCTGAACGCGATCGTTCCCGGCGATTTCGCCAAGAAGACGATCTTCGTGACGACGGGTGCCGAAGCGGTCGAAAATGCCGTCAAGATCGCCCGCGCCGCCACCGGCCGCTCCGCCATCATCGCCTTTGGTGGCGGCTTCCACGGCCGTACTTTCATGGGCATGGCGCTGACCGGCAAGGTCGCACCCTATAAGATAGGCTTCGGCCCGATGCCGGGCGATGTTTTCCATGCACCCTTCCCGGTGCCGCTGCACGGCATCAGTGTCGAGCAGTCGCTGGCGACACTGAAGAAGCTGTTTGCCGCCGATGTCGATCCACAGCGTGTGGCCGCGATCATCCTCGAGCCCGTGCAGGGCGAAGGCGGCTTCTATCCGGCGCCGGCGGCCTTCATGAAGGCACTGCGCGAGATTTGCGACCAGCATGGCATTCTCCTGATCGCCGACGAGGTGCAGACCGGCTTTGCGCGCACCGGCAAGATGTTTGCGATGGACCACCATGAGGTGGCGGCCGATCTCGTCACCATGGCAAAGAGCCTTGCCGGCGGCTTTCCGCTCGCCGCCGTCACCGGCCGAGCCGAAATCATGGATGCACCCGCTCCAGGCGGCCTCGGTGGCACCTATGGCGGCAATCCGCTCGGCATCGCGGCTGCCCATGCCGTGCTCGACGTCATCGCCGACGAGGGTCTGTGCGACCGCGCCAATCAGCTCGGCTCGCGCCTGAAACAGCGACTGGAATCGCTGCGCGACAAGGTACCCGAAATCGTCGATATCCGCGGCCCCGGCTTCATGAATGCGGTTGAATTCAACGACGCGACGACGAAGCTGCCGAGCGCGGATTTCGCCAACAAGGTGCGGCTGATCGCGCTCGACAAGGGCCTGATCCTTTTGACCTGCGGTGTTTACGGCAATGTCATCCGCTTCCTATCGCCGATCACCATTCAGGACGGCGTCTTCAGCGAAGCGCTCGACATTCTCGAGGCATCGCTGCTGGAGGCAAGCGCCGCCCGCTAA
- the fabA gene encoding 3-hydroxyacyl-[acyl-carrier-protein] dehydratase FabA, translated as MTTRQSSFNYEEILSCGRGELFGPGNAQLPLPPMLMVHRITDISETGGAFDKGYIRAEYDVRPDDWYFPCHFAGNPIMPGCLGLDGMWQLTGFFLGWLGEPGRGMALSTGEVKFKGMVRPDTKLLEYGIDFKRVMRGRLVLGTADGWLKADGETIYQATDLRVGLSKDKVA; from the coding sequence ATGACGACGAGACAATCCAGCTTCAATTATGAGGAAATCCTGTCCTGTGGCCGCGGCGAGCTGTTCGGCCCGGGCAATGCACAGCTTCCCCTGCCGCCGATGCTGATGGTCCATCGCATTACAGATATTTCCGAAACGGGCGGGGCCTTCGACAAAGGCTATATCCGCGCCGAATACGACGTGCGCCCCGATGATTGGTACTTTCCCTGCCATTTTGCCGGTAACCCGATCATGCCGGGCTGCCTCGGCCTCGACGGCATGTGGCAGCTGACCGGCTTCTTCCTCGGCTGGCTAGGCGAGCCCGGTCGCGGCATGGCGCTTTCGACAGGCGAAGTGAAGTTCAAGGGCATGGTTCGTCCGGACACGAAGCTTCTCGAATACGGCATCGACTTCAAGCGCGTCATGCGCGGCCGCCTCGTCCTTGGCACCGCCGACGGCTGGCTGAAGGCCGATGGCGAGACCATCTATCAGGCGACGGACCTGCGCGTGGGCCTGTCCAAGGACAAGGTTGCCTGA
- a CDS encoding GIY-YIG nuclease family protein has product MKYVYILQSHDFPDRYYIGVTGDLKARLAKHNAREVPHTSKYAPWSVKTYIGFSDEAQAFAFEKYLKSGSGRAFARKRL; this is encoded by the coding sequence ATGAAGTACGTCTATATCCTTCAAAGCCATGATTTTCCTGATCGTTACTATATCGGCGTGACTGGAGACTTGAAAGCTCGCCTGGCGAAGCACAATGCCAGAGAAGTGCCTCATACATCGAAGTATGCGCCGTGGTCGGTCAAAACCTACATCGGCTTTTCCGATGAGGCGCAGGCGTTCGCATTTGAAAAATATCTCAAATCCGGATCGGGTCGCGCCTTTGCCAGGAAGAGATTGTAA
- a CDS encoding YdcF family protein gives MFVFSKLVWIFGQPLSLAFLFVLLAFIAALLRWRATVITSAFLSALILFVSLYTTAGAYVVQTLEERFPHPAADPADLKCMIVLGGATQNEVTTVRGGYELDSAGDRLIEALRLAQKYPQARIVISGGDGSIGGTYEGDAVISERFFTALGIPTSRMVEDKTSRTTFENAVNTKELLVQNGLSDCLLITSGFHMPRSMGLFRKQGINVAPWPVDYRSTGKESLGFDFTQPSRNAQLLATGLREWVGLVGYYAAGRTSALYPGPYDVSGP, from the coding sequence GTGTTCGTTTTTTCGAAACTTGTCTGGATCTTCGGTCAGCCGCTGTCGCTGGCCTTCTTGTTTGTCCTGTTGGCATTCATCGCCGCACTGCTGCGCTGGCGAGCAACCGTCATCACCTCGGCGTTTCTGTCGGCGCTGATCCTGTTTGTCTCGCTTTATACGACGGCCGGCGCTTATGTCGTTCAAACGCTCGAAGAGCGCTTTCCGCATCCTGCCGCCGATCCCGCCGATCTCAAATGCATGATCGTTCTCGGCGGCGCCACGCAGAACGAGGTGACGACGGTCCGAGGCGGCTACGAACTCGATTCGGCCGGCGATCGCCTGATTGAAGCGCTGCGTCTCGCGCAGAAATACCCGCAGGCGCGCATCGTGATCTCGGGCGGCGACGGCTCGATCGGTGGCACCTATGAGGGCGATGCCGTGATTTCCGAGCGCTTCTTCACCGCGCTCGGCATTCCGACAAGCCGTATGGTCGAGGACAAGACCTCGCGCACCACCTTCGAGAATGCCGTCAATACGAAGGAGCTGCTGGTGCAGAACGGTCTTTCGGATTGCCTGCTCATCACTTCGGGCTTCCACATGCCGCGCTCGATGGGCCTTTTCCGCAAGCAGGGCATCAATGTCGCGCCCTGGCCGGTCGACTATCGCAGCACCGGCAAGGAAAGCCTCGGCTTCGATTTCACACAGCCCTCGCGCAATGCGCAACTGCTGGCGACCGGATTGCGTGAATGGGTCGGTCTGGTCGGCTACTACGCCGCCGGCCGCACCTCAGCACTCTACCCCGGACCGTACGACGTGTCCGGACCGTAA
- a CDS encoding TIGR02300 family protein: MAKAELGTKRTDPDTGKKFYDLNRDPVVSPYTGKSWPLSFFEETSASKEVPEEDEVAEVDTENTEVELVSLEDADEAASGDDIPDIGDDDVEIGDDDDDTFLEADEDEDDDDMSDIIGVTGDEDDV; the protein is encoded by the coding sequence GTGGCGAAAGCGGAACTTGGAACAAAACGTACCGACCCCGATACCGGCAAGAAGTTCTATGACCTGAACCGGGATCCGGTGGTCTCGCCCTATACCGGCAAGTCCTGGCCCTTGTCCTTCTTCGAAGAAACCTCCGCTTCCAAGGAAGTTCCGGAAGAGGACGAAGTGGCCGAAGTCGATACCGAAAACACGGAAGTCGAACTGGTATCGCTCGAAGATGCCGACGAGGCTGCAAGCGGCGACGACATTCCGGATATCGGCGATGACGATGTCGAAATCGGCGACGATGACGACGATACCTTCCTCGAAGCCGACGAAGATGAAGACGATGACGACATGAGCGACATCATCGGCGTCACCGGCGACGAAGACGACGTCTGA
- a CDS encoding YoaK family protein, translated as MTRQRRRRLIKTRRTVTGFLLVASIAFLAGMTDAVGLMLTGNFVSFMTGNTTRAAIALGMGEFGHAAVLFSAILTFIIGNALGIVVAHAADRRAFVVLACVSVLLAAAAGFAEPSLVLVQFYLVVLAMGMVNATVEHIEGLPIGLTYVTGALSRFGRGLGRFLLGDRDFLWTVQIVPWSGMISGAIIGALLARAFGAHALWLVSMVALVLALSTLFIPRPLQRRFNQRFAASPPLARRAK; from the coding sequence ATGACCAGACAGCGCCGCCGTCGTCTTATCAAGACCCGCCGTACCGTGACGGGGTTTCTGCTCGTTGCCTCGATCGCCTTTCTGGCTGGGATGACCGATGCCGTCGGCTTGATGCTGACGGGGAATTTCGTGTCCTTCATGACCGGCAATACGACACGGGCGGCGATTGCCCTCGGAATGGGCGAGTTCGGCCATGCGGCTGTGCTGTTCTCGGCCATCCTGACATTCATCATCGGCAACGCGCTCGGGATCGTCGTCGCCCATGCGGCGGATCGGCGGGCTTTCGTGGTGCTTGCCTGCGTCAGCGTCCTTCTGGCCGCTGCCGCGGGCTTTGCGGAGCCGTCGCTGGTTCTGGTGCAGTTCTATCTGGTGGTTCTTGCCATGGGCATGGTCAATGCCACGGTCGAGCATATCGAAGGCCTGCCGATCGGCCTCACCTATGTTACCGGGGCGCTGTCGCGCTTCGGGCGTGGTCTTGGCCGTTTCCTGCTGGGGGATCGGGATTTTCTCTGGACGGTGCAGATCGTGCCCTGGAGCGGCATGATCTCAGGCGCCATTATCGGAGCTCTCCTCGCCCGCGCCTTTGGCGCACACGCGCTCTGGCTGGTGTCGATGGTCGCGCTTGTCCTGGCGCTGTCGACGCTTTTCATCCCCCGTCCGCTGCAGCGTCGCTTCAATCAGCGCTTCGCGGCGTCGCCGCCGCTGGCACGGAGGGCGAAATAG
- a CDS encoding MerR family transcriptional regulator encodes MSSIEPERYPVRYKVAEAARLAGVSASTLRLWESQGLVVPPRSETGHRQYSAEDVARLKRIAWFRAERGLNPAAIREALETEEGGAAGLENGEQPASSDIGRRLRSLRHAAGKTLEQVAADMGITSSTLSTLERTSQGVSFKTLHDLADYYGTTVSRLSGEEREDASALVRSGEWRAWPATTPGVTVQLLAEGRTMMDCHRFVLAPGATSEGAYRHEGEEFIHVLAGHLELVLDSDQFFDLLPGDSLYFESRRYHSWRNRHDGETILLWINTPPTF; translated from the coding sequence ATGAGCAGCATCGAGCCGGAGCGATATCCAGTGCGCTATAAGGTGGCGGAAGCGGCGCGTCTTGCCGGCGTGTCGGCCTCCACGCTGCGGCTATGGGAAAGCCAGGGGCTTGTGGTTCCCCCCCGCTCCGAGACCGGGCACCGGCAGTACAGCGCCGAGGATGTGGCGCGACTGAAGCGTATTGCATGGTTCCGCGCCGAACGTGGCCTCAATCCTGCGGCGATTCGCGAAGCGCTCGAGACGGAGGAAGGTGGTGCCGCCGGATTGGAAAATGGCGAGCAACCGGCCTCCTCCGATATCGGCCGCCGGCTCCGGTCGCTGCGCCATGCCGCCGGCAAGACGCTGGAGCAGGTCGCCGCCGACATGGGCATAACCTCCTCGACGCTCTCGACCCTGGAACGCACCTCGCAAGGCGTCAGTTTCAAGACCCTGCATGATCTGGCTGATTATTATGGCACGACGGTATCGCGCCTGTCCGGCGAGGAGCGGGAGGATGCTTCCGCACTCGTTCGATCCGGCGAATGGCGTGCCTGGCCGGCAACGACGCCGGGCGTCACTGTCCAGCTTCTCGCCGAAGGACGGACGATGATGGACTGCCATCGCTTCGTGCTCGCACCTGGTGCGACCAGCGAGGGTGCCTATCGCCACGAGGGCGAGGAGTTCATCCATGTGCTCGCCGGTCACCTGGAGCTGGTGCTCGACAGCGATCAGTTCTTCGATCTCCTGCCGGGCGATTCCCTTTATTTTGAAAGCCGCCGCTATCATTCCTGGCGCAACCGTCATGACGGTGAGACCATACTGCTCTGGATCAACACGCCGCCGACATTTTGA
- the cmk gene encoding (d)CMP kinase yields the protein MIIAIDGPAAAGKGTLARRIAEAYGYHHLDTGLTYRATAKALLDAGLPLDDEAIAEGMARKVDLAGLDRAVLSRHEIGEAASKIAVMPAVRRALVEAQRRFAEKTPGAVLDGRDIGTVVCPGAPVKLYVTASAEVRAKRRYEEIVEAGGSADYDAIFEDVKRRDERDMGRTDSPLKPAEDAHLLDTSEMSIEAAFQTAKSIIDAALSRNA from the coding sequence ATGATCATCGCCATCGACGGACCAGCGGCCGCCGGCAAGGGAACTCTGGCACGCCGGATCGCCGAAGCCTATGGCTATCATCATCTCGACACCGGCCTCACCTATCGCGCCACGGCCAAAGCGCTGCTCGATGCCGGACTTCCGCTCGACGACGAAGCGATTGCCGAAGGCATGGCGCGCAAGGTCGATCTCGCCGGGCTCGACCGGGCCGTTTTGTCCCGACATGAGATCGGCGAGGCCGCCTCAAAGATCGCCGTCATGCCGGCCGTGCGCCGGGCGCTGGTCGAGGCGCAGCGCCGTTTTGCCGAAAAGACGCCCGGCGCCGTGCTCGACGGCCGCGATATCGGCACCGTCGTCTGCCCGGGCGCACCGGTAAAACTCTATGTGACGGCCTCGGCCGAAGTGCGGGCGAAGCGGCGCTACGAAGAAATCGTCGAAGCCGGCGGCAGCGCCGATTACGACGCCATTTTCGAGGATGTGAAACGGCGCGACGAGCGCGATATGGGACGCACCGACAGCCCTTTGAAACCAGCTGAAGACGCGCACTTGCTAGATACCTCAGAAATGAGTATAGAAGCGGCGTTTCAGACGGCGAAATCGATCATCGACGCCGCTCTAAGCCGAAATGCCTGA
- a CDS encoding NAD-dependent succinate-semialdehyde dehydrogenase: protein MSFTTAMTKHVPFSSRFLRAAGYINGAWTAGGATKTFDVVNPATGEVLATLPDMGAAETTAAIDAAYIAQAAWAARPAKERAAILRKWFDLMIANADELAAILTAEMGKPLPEARGEILYAASYVEWYAEEAKRIYGETIPAPSNDKRMVVIKQPVGVVGTITPWNFPAAMIARKIAPALAVGCTVVSKPAEQTPLTAIALAVLAEEAGIPPGVLNIIVGIDGPAIGRELCGNAKVRKISFTGSTEVGRILMRQCADQIKKVSLELGGNAPFIVFDDADLDAAVEGAMASKYRNAGQTCVCANRIYVQSNVYDAFAAKLAAKVGELSVGDGFKPGVTVGPLIDEQGVAKAEDHVRDAVSKGARVVLGGKRIEGTGTFFAPTILTGVDRSMKVAREETFGPVAPLFRFDTVEDVIAQANDTEFGLAAYFFAGDLKKVWRVAEALEYGMVGINTGLMSSETAPFGGIKQSGLGREGSRHGADDYLEMKYLCIGNL from the coding sequence ATGTCCTTTACAACGGCAATGACCAAGCATGTGCCTTTCTCCTCGCGCTTCCTGCGCGCCGCCGGTTATATCAACGGCGCCTGGACGGCTGGCGGGGCAACGAAAACATTCGATGTCGTCAATCCCGCCACCGGCGAAGTGCTCGCGACGCTGCCCGATATGGGCGCCGCCGAGACGACCGCAGCCATCGATGCCGCCTATATCGCCCAGGCCGCCTGGGCCGCCCGTCCGGCTAAAGAGCGGGCAGCAATCTTACGAAAATGGTTCGATCTCATGATCGCCAATGCCGATGAGCTGGCGGCAATCCTGACCGCCGAAATGGGCAAGCCGCTTCCTGAAGCCAGAGGCGAGATTCTCTACGCCGCTTCCTATGTCGAATGGTATGCGGAAGAGGCTAAACGCATCTATGGCGAAACCATCCCCGCCCCCTCCAACGACAAGCGCATGGTCGTCATCAAGCAGCCGGTCGGCGTCGTCGGCACGATCACGCCCTGGAACTTCCCGGCGGCCATGATCGCCCGCAAGATCGCGCCGGCGCTGGCCGTCGGCTGCACCGTGGTCTCGAAGCCGGCCGAACAGACGCCGCTGACGGCGATCGCGCTTGCCGTGCTTGCCGAGGAGGCAGGCATTCCCCCAGGCGTGCTCAACATCATTGTCGGCATCGATGGCCCGGCGATCGGCCGCGAGCTTTGCGGTAATGCGAAGGTGCGCAAGATCAGCTTCACGGGCTCGACGGAAGTCGGCCGCATCCTCATGCGCCAGTGCGCCGACCAGATCAAGAAGGTCAGCCTCGAGCTCGGCGGCAATGCGCCCTTCATCGTTTTCGACGACGCCGATCTCGATGCCGCCGTCGAAGGCGCCATGGCTTCGAAATATCGCAATGCCGGGCAGACCTGCGTCTGCGCCAACCGCATCTATGTGCAATCCAATGTCTATGACGCCTTTGCCGCCAAGCTCGCCGCCAAGGTGGGCGAACTTTCCGTTGGTGACGGCTTCAAGCCGGGTGTAACGGTTGGGCCGCTCATCGACGAACAGGGTGTCGCAAAGGCCGAAGACCATGTTCGGGATGCTGTTTCGAAGGGTGCGCGCGTCGTCCTCGGCGGTAAGCGCATCGAGGGCACCGGCACCTTCTTCGCGCCGACGATCCTGACTGGCGTCGACCGTAGCATGAAGGTCGCCCGCGAGGAGACATTCGGCCCGGTGGCACCGCTCTTCCGCTTCGACACCGTCGAGGATGTCATCGCCCAGGCGAACGATACGGAATTCGGCCTTGCCGCCTATTTCTTCGCCGGCGACCTGAAGAAAGTCTGGCGCGTCGCGGAAGCGCTGGAATATGGCATGGTCGGCATCAATACCGGCCTGATGTCGTCGGAAACGGCACCCTTCGGCGGTATCAAGCAATCCGGCCTCGGCCGCGAAGGCTCGCGCCATGGCGCCGACGACTATCTGGAAATGAAATATCTCTGCATCGGCAATCTGTAG
- a CDS encoding trimeric intracellular cation channel family protein: protein MSLLSFLDYAGVALFAATGALAASRKQLDLIGFLFLAAVTGIGGGTLRDIVLGRVPVFWVLNPTYIIICAVVGVLVFFTAHLFESRYRLLIWLDAVGLSAYCVMGAAKGMAATGSPTVAIVTGALTATFGGILRDLLANEPSVLLRPEIYVTASLVGAGVFTAANATMLPLYASAGLGVIAAFAVRGGALWFGWTFPTYHHKPGRHPDDVM from the coding sequence ATGTCGCTTCTCTCATTTCTTGATTATGCCGGCGTCGCCCTTTTTGCCGCAACCGGCGCGCTCGCGGCCTCGCGCAAGCAGCTCGATCTGATCGGCTTCCTGTTCCTGGCGGCCGTCACCGGCATCGGCGGCGGCACGCTGCGCGATATCGTCCTCGGCCGCGTGCCGGTCTTCTGGGTGCTGAACCCGACCTATATCATCATCTGCGCCGTGGTCGGCGTCCTGGTCTTCTTCACCGCGCATCTCTTCGAATCGCGCTATCGGCTGCTCATCTGGCTCGATGCGGTGGGGCTGTCGGCCTATTGCGTGATGGGGGCAGCCAAGGGCATGGCGGCGACGGGTTCGCCCACCGTCGCCATCGTCACCGGTGCGCTGACGGCGACCTTCGGCGGCATTTTACGTGATCTATTGGCAAACGAACCTTCGGTGCTGCTGCGTCCGGAAATCTATGTGACCGCTTCGCTCGTCGGCGCCGGCGTCTTCACCGCCGCCAATGCGACGATGCTGCCGCTTTATGCCTCCGCGGGGCTGGGCGTGATTGCGGCCTTTGCGGTGCGCGGCGGCGCGCTCTGGTTCGGCTGGACCTTTCCGACCTATCACCATAAGCCAGGCCGGCATCCGGACGATGTGATGTAG
- a CDS encoding ribonuclease D, with protein sequence MAATIRYHEGDISTEDTARYTGAIAIDTETLGLVPRRDRLCLVQLSPGDGTADIIRIAAGQTQAPNLVAMLADPTHQKIFHYGRFDIAVLFHTFGVTTTPVFCTKIASRLCRTYTDRHGLKDNLKEMLEVDISKAQQSSDWAAETLSPAQLEYAASDVLYLHALREKLTQRLLRDGRMDYADDCFAFLPTRAKLDLLGWEEADIFAHS encoded by the coding sequence ATGGCTGCCACCATCCGTTATCACGAAGGCGATATTTCCACTGAGGATACCGCCCGCTACACCGGCGCGATAGCCATCGATACCGAAACTCTCGGCCTCGTTCCACGCCGTGACCGACTTTGCCTCGTGCAGCTTTCGCCCGGCGACGGCACGGCTGACATTATCCGCATTGCGGCTGGCCAGACGCAGGCCCCCAATCTCGTCGCCATGTTGGCCGACCCGACGCATCAGAAGATTTTTCACTATGGTCGCTTCGACATCGCCGTGCTGTTTCACACCTTCGGCGTCACCACGACACCCGTCTTCTGCACCAAGATCGCCTCGCGCCTCTGCCGCACCTATACCGACCGTCACGGCCTGAAGGACAATCTCAAGGAGATGCTCGAGGTAGATATCTCCAAGGCGCAGCAATCGTCCGACTGGGCGGCGGAAACGCTGTCCCCGGCGCAGCTCGAATATGCCGCCTCCGACGTGCTTTATCTGCATGCGCTGCGCGAGAAGCTGACGCAACGCCTGCTGCGCGATGGCCGTATGGACTATGCGGACGACTGTTTCGCCTTTCTGCCGACGCGCGCCAAGCTCGACCTCCTTGGCTGGGAAGAGGCGGATATCTTCGCGCATAGCTGA
- the rpsA gene encoding 30S ribosomal protein S1, with protein MSVTSPSREDFAALLEESFAKNDLAEGYVTKGIITAIEKDVAVVDVGLKVEGRIALKEFGARAKDGTLKVGDEVEVYVERIENALGEAVLSREKARREESWIKLEVKFEAGERVEGVIFNQVKGGFTVDLDGAIAFLPRSQVDIRPIRDVTPLMHNPQPFEILKMDKRRGNIVVSRRTVLEESRAEQRSEIVQNLEEGQVVDGVVKNITDYGAFVDLGGIDGLLHVTDMAWRRVNHPSEILSIGQQVKVQIIRINQETHRISLGMKQLESDPWDGIQAKYPEGKKISGTVTNITDYGAFVELEPGIEGLIHISEMSWTKKNVHPGKILSTSQEVEVVVLEVDPTKRRISLGLKQTLENPWAAFARNHPAGTEVEGEVKNKTEFGLFIGLDGDVDGMVHLSDLDWNRPGEQVIEEYNKGDVVKAVVLDVDVEKERISLGIKQLGKDAVGDAAASGDLRKNAVVSCEVIAVNDGGIEVKLVNHEDITSFIRRADLSRDRDEQRPERFSVGQVVDARVTNFSKKDRKIMLSIKALEIAEEKEAVAQFGSSDSGASLGDILGAALKNRNAE; from the coding sequence ATGTCTGTAACTTCCCCCTCTCGCGAAGATTTCGCGGCCCTTCTCGAAGAATCCTTTGCCAAGAACGATCTGGCTGAAGGCTACGTCACCAAGGGCATCATCACCGCCATCGAAAAGGATGTCGCCGTTGTAGACGTCGGCCTCAAGGTCGAAGGCCGCATCGCGCTGAAGGAATTCGGTGCACGCGCCAAGGACGGCACGCTCAAGGTTGGCGATGAAGTCGAAGTCTACGTCGAGCGTATCGAAAACGCGCTTGGCGAAGCCGTTCTGTCGCGCGAAAAGGCTCGCCGCGAAGAAAGCTGGATCAAGCTCGAAGTCAAGTTCGAAGCTGGCGAGCGCGTCGAAGGCGTCATCTTCAACCAGGTCAAGGGCGGCTTCACCGTCGATCTGGATGGCGCCATCGCCTTCCTGCCGCGTTCGCAGGTCGACATCCGTCCGATCCGCGACGTTACCCCGCTGATGCACAACCCGCAGCCCTTCGAAATCCTCAAGATGGACAAGCGCCGCGGCAACATCGTCGTTTCGCGTCGTACGGTTCTGGAAGAGTCCCGTGCCGAGCAGCGTTCTGAAATCGTTCAGAACCTCGAAGAAGGCCAGGTTGTTGACGGCGTCGTCAAGAACATCACCGATTACGGTGCGTTCGTTGACCTCGGCGGCATCGACGGCCTGCTGCACGTCACCGACATGGCATGGCGCCGTGTGAACCATCCGTCGGAAATCCTGTCCATCGGCCAGCAGGTCAAGGTACAGATCATCCGCATCAACCAGGAAACCCACCGCATCTCGCTCGGCATGAAGCAGCTCGAGAGCGATCCGTGGGATGGCATCCAGGCCAAGTATCCGGAAGGCAAGAAGATCTCCGGTACCGTCACGAACATCACCGACTACGGTGCGTTCGTCGAGCTGGAGCCGGGCATCGAAGGCCTCATCCACATCTCGGAAATGTCCTGGACCAAGAAGAACGTTCACCCCGGCAAGATCCTGTCCACGAGCCAGGAAGTCGAAGTCGTCGTTCTCGAAGTCGATCCGACCAAGCGTCGTATCTCTCTCGGCCTGAAGCAGACGCTGGAAAACCCGTGGGCAGCATTCGCCCGCAACCATCCGGCTGGCACCGAAGTCGAAGGCGAAGTCAAGAACAAGACCGAATTCGGCCTGTTCATCGGCCTCGACGGCGATGTGGACGGCATGGTTCACCTCTCCGACCTCGACTGGAACCGTCCGGGCGAGCAGGTTATCGAAGAGTACAACAAGGGTGACGTCGTCAAGGCTGTCGTTCTCGACGTTGACGTCGAGAAGGAACGCATCTCACTCGGCATCAAGCAGCTCGGCAAGGACGCAGTCGGCGACGCAGCCGCTTCCGGCGACCTGCGCAAGAATGCAGTCGTTTCCTGCGAAGTCATCGCAGTCAACGACGGCGGCATCGAAGTGAAGCTCGTCAACCACGAAGACATCACCTCGTTCATCCGCCGCGCCGATCTGTCGCGTGACCGTGACGAGCAGCGCCCTGAGCGTTTCTCGGTTGGTCAGGTTGTCGACGCTCGCGTCACCAACTTCTCCAAGAAGGACCGCAAGATCATGCTGTCCATCAAGGCTCTGGAAATCGCAGAAGAGAAGGAAGCCGTTGCTCAGTTCGGTTCGTCCGACTCGGGCGCTTCGCTCGGCGACATCCTGGGTGCGGCTCTGAAGAACCGCAACGCCGAATAA
- the irrA gene encoding iron response transcriptional regulator IrrA, producing the protein MAEHAEIAIETRLRNVGLRPTRQRIALGDLLFAKGDRHLTVEELHEEAVAAGVPVSLATVYNTLHQFTEAGMIRVLAVESTKTYFDTNVSDHHHFFVEGHNEVLDIPISNLTIDNLPEPPQGMEIAHVDVVIRLRRKR; encoded by the coding sequence ATGGCAGAACATGCCGAAATCGCGATCGAAACCAGGCTGCGTAATGTGGGCCTAAGGCCGACTAGGCAGCGGATCGCACTGGGAGACCTCCTTTTCGCCAAGGGTGACCGCCATCTGACCGTGGAAGAGCTTCACGAGGAAGCCGTTGCCGCCGGCGTTCCGGTTTCGCTTGCCACCGTCTACAACACGCTGCATCAATTTACCGAAGCCGGCATGATCCGCGTGCTCGCCGTCGAAAGCACCAAGACCTATTTCGACACCAATGTCTCCGATCACCATCACTTTTTCGTGGAAGGCCACAACGAGGTGCTGGATATTCCGATCAGTAACCTGACGATCGACAATCTGCCCGAGCCGCCGCAGGGCATGGAAATCGCCCATGTCGACGTGGTGATCCGCCTGCGCCGCAAGCGATAA